One stretch of Ooceraea biroi isolate clonal line C1 chromosome 4, Obir_v5.4, whole genome shotgun sequence DNA includes these proteins:
- the LOC105278909 gene encoding uncharacterized protein LOC105278909 gives MPPQQTLAGRPDHIYDTMQSPLPQLLGSAKISLIVDRRYFQVAATVAQDYEVSDIQCSGAGSAADLLTAKIKRPVGFRGTPLFADDRSANPLADIHCQIRPDPNDPQEDNYFLKVTDFSRCGILKRNGFIHLRVWFPAFPGVVMLADQELILMCRPPEPTLLRHKAAGFAGTFPHGARVSGVVEETPGRLEYEVALYREATGNVSDSSQTVDQAVPIGTKLQLRARISPDSAWGYIKLLEVTVSPDPDQPHAPGSVVLVKDGCRNRDFASIIPHQPARYRERKNEVFLDFEAFLLSSMRERSTLWIHSQIKACMEPQDCQPDFCLDLFEPSGHGKKRKRAVEANVEASGEFLPKVERLIKRYNDSTPYTKFKENIEYTVMMPDDLYEKVAAGLEGSCGNFLYVATGLGALLVLSAFIMCYLASRLHSVSSTVQQNKTIDELVRDRTRKYCDTISGYTGRSTVQ, from the exons TTGCCGCCACCGTTGCCCAGGATTACGAGGTCTCGGACATACAGTGCAGCGGCGCGGGATCGGCGGCCGATCTGCTGACGGCGAAGATCAAGAGGCCGGTCGGCTTCAGAGGCACGCCGCTCTTCGCCGACGACAGATCGGCGAATCCGCTCGCCGACATTCACTGCCAGATCAGGCCGGACCCGAACGATCCGCAGGAGGATAACTACTTCCTGAAGGTGACTGACTTCTCCCGATGCGGCATTCTCAAGAGAAAC GGTTTCATCCACCTGCGCGTGTGGTTCCCCGCGTTTCCCGGGGTGGTGATGCTGGCCGACCAGGAGCTGATCCTCATGTGCCGGCCGCCCGAGCCGACGCTCTTGAGGCACAAGGCTGCCGGTTTCGCCGGTACATT CCCGCACGGCGCCCGGGTGTCCGGCGTGGTGGAGGAGACTCCAGGTCGACTCGAGTACGAGGTGGCCCTTTATCGCGAGGCGACCGGCAACGTGTCTGATAGCTCGCAGACGGTCGACCAGGCGGTACCGATCGGCACGAAGCTGCAGCTGCGCGCCCGCATCAGCCCGGACAGCGCCTGGGGCTACATCAAGCTGCTAGAGGTGACGGTCAGTCCGGACCCGGATCAGCCTCATGCCCCTGGCAGCGTTGTGCTCGTGAAGGACGGCTGCAGGAATCGCGATTTCGCGTCCATCATACCGCACCAGCCGGCGAGGTATCGCGAGCGCAAGAACGAGGTCTTCCTCGATTTTGAGGCCTTCCTGCTCAGCTCGATGAGGGAGCGCTCCACCCTTTGGATCCACTCGCAGATCAAGGCGTGCATGGAGCCGCAAGACTGTCAACCG GACTTCTGCCTAGATCTGTTCGAACCCTCAGGACacgggaaaaaaaggaaaagagcaGTGGAGGCGAATGTGGAAGCGTCGGGCGAGTTTCTTCCAAAAGTCGAGCGTTTAATCAAAAGGTACAACGATTCCACGCCGTACACAAAGTTTAAGGAGAATATCGAGTATACAGTCATGATGCCAGACG ACTTGTACGAGAAGGTGGCGGCCGGCCTCGAAGGTAGCTGCGGAAATTTCCTTTATGTGGCTACGGGACTGGGTGCTCTGCTGGTGTTATCGGCCTTTATCATGTGCTACTTGGCATCGCGCCTTCACAGCGTGTCCTCGACGGTACAGCAAAATAAAACTATCGACGAACTTGTCAGAGATCGCACCAGGAAATATTGCGACACCATATCTGGTTATACCGGACGCTCGACGGTGCAATAA